gtcttaattttcaaaaattaaaagaacctGACTTGTTCTTTCAGAGGATTGCATTGCCCGCTTTTCCTCCTTTTACATTTTGTTCTTTAAAGGCTAATACCCTATTTCTTTTTAACTTGGTTTCTTTCAAGGCATCTAATGGGAGATTCGTTGAGTTCCTTGACAGTGAAGGAGTTAAAGCAGCTAGAGAATAGACTTgaacgaggcattactagaatcAGATCAAAGAAGGTAAATATTTACATCCCAatgattcattttcattttcatttaatataaaatcatgGGGATTTTCTTTGACTTGAAATCACTCATCTCAGCTTACTCTCCtacttaatgtttatatatttatatctgtGTCTTATCTGAGTTTGGTTGTTGGTGATGCAACAGCACGAAATGCTGCTAGCTGAAATTGAGTATTTTCAGAAAAGGGTGAATGCTTACTTTCTTATTTACTTTACTTGTTTTTCCCCACTTctaaatttaactctttaaCACACCtaccttaaattttatatattgtagGAAGTTGAGCTGGAAAATGAAAGTGTATGTCTCCGAGCTAAGGTAATTACATTCATTTTTCCAAACACATCAACCAATTGTTTTTGTCATGCAATTTGAGTTTAGTTAAGGCTGCCCATCCACACCTACTCAAATCTTGAGTGAGATTTAACCAGATCTCAAATCTCttcaatttagaatttagtccctgtactagtttttctactttttcagatttcataatttaaattcaacggttaaaattattatgttaaattcatattccttacaacattatttttttagttatatggTTATTAAGTgagtattttctttaaaaaaatgtcacaccagcaaatttaagaaaaatattaacgGTGTTAACAATTGggtttgacttttaaaatttaaaaaatagaggggttgaattattgaaaataaaaaatataaaaattaaattgcaaatttaagAAGAGTATAGATACTGATGacacattttaacattttaaagtgCTAGTATTAGACAAACCCAAAGATAGAGGGTTGATGGTCGGGCACGGcccaatttcaaaaaaaagatttatgatATGGGGATACAAAGTCTTGGATActaattcataattttgttgttgttgtgaaTGCATGTTTATTGAAAAAATGATTATctgatcatattttattataaccttggaaatataaaatttgtagcTTCATAATATCTTAAGAGACACTGAATGGGAGTTATGATTAAGAATAGATTGCAGAGATAGAGAGGGTTGAGGAAGCAAACATGGTAACAGGAGAAGAGCTGAATGCTATCCAAGCCTTGGCATCTCGCAATTTCTTCACTCCAAATGTGATTGAGAGAGGAACTCCCACTCCCTACTCCCACCATGACAAGAAGATTCTCCATCTTGGGTAATTGCCTTTTTCTAATGTCTTTGCTTCCAAATCTTTCTATTGCAGGTAGAGAGAGTTGGAGAGAACAAATCTGAAAAGGGTGTTGTGATATTATGAGATTAAATAAGGATGCATTTCAACCATATGTACTCTACATATATTATGAAGCTGTCATGTAATTTGTTACTTGTTTTGTTCTGTTATATTGTCTCAAAACCTATACTAGTCGTAATGTGTTTAATTTTGTGTgttaaactgattttttttatataatgcttaaaattattcacagtttttacttaatttttaaataggaGAAAATACGTTAATAATATTAAGTGACGATAGATGATGATAGCCAAAAATATCGACACTAACAGTTGTTTATAATAATagtgtttctttttatttcttattcaatttagaaataaagaTTTGTTTTACCATAGAATAGTacctaaattcttaaaaaaaattaattttacaagaaaaaatgaaatggtAGAGGGATCATCGATCATTAGccatttattttgataagttgAGTAAATGTGTATGCTCTGTCTTACCTAAAGTCTTCAATTTCAAACTCGGTAACATACAAAGACTACAAAACAAAGGcccaaaaaatcaaaaccagCCACCGTGGGAAGAGCTCCACTGGAGAGACCAAACCCCTGATCGACGGACAAGGCATTGGGGACGGTAATGATGGCCTAGGGGCCTTGCccccatttttgaaaattttcattagacctttaaaaaattctaaatgttAATTGtcccaaaataatttatatattatttcttttaaaattatatgaaaaatcatattaaaatataaaaaattaatctgtaaattaaaaattttatcttttttatatataaattaaaagatactTTTTTACTATGGaatttgttatgaaaatttaacaattatattaaaagttacttaaagttaata
This sequence is a window from Gossypium raimondii isolate GPD5lz chromosome 5, ASM2569854v1, whole genome shotgun sequence. Protein-coding genes within it:
- the LOC105770812 gene encoding agamous-like MADS-box protein AGL11 isoform X1, which gives rise to MGRGKIEIKRIENTTNRQVTFCKRRNGLLKKAYELSVLCDAEVALIVFSTRGRLYEYSNNNIRSTIERYKKACSGTSNTNTVTEINAQYYQQESAKLRQQIQMLQNSSRHLMGDSLSSLTVKELKQLENRLERGITRIRSKKHEMLLAEIEYFQKREVELENESVCLRAKIAEIERVEEANMVTGEELNAIQALASRNFFTPNVIERGTPTPYSHHDKKILHLG
- the LOC105770812 gene encoding agamous-like MADS-box protein AGL11 isoform X2; the encoded protein is MGRGKIEIKRIENTTNRQVTFCKRRNGLLKKAYELSVLCDAEVALIVFSTRGRLYEYSNNNIRSTIERYKKACSGTSNTNTVTEINAQYYQQESAKLRQQIQMLQNSSRHLMGDSLSSLTVKELKQLENRLERGITRIRSKKHEMLLAEIEYFQKREVELENESVCLRAKIAEIERVEEANMVTGEELNAIQALASRNFFTPNVIERGTPTPYSHHDKKILHLG